The Acidobacteriota bacterium genome has a segment encoding these proteins:
- a CDS encoding MFS transporter — MTTLSSSSSVSPPVGIGERLDRLPWTRFHTRVTLALGIGWLLDAFEVNVIGNVLGVLKNLWHLTDVQASALVTVWLMGIMIGALLFGYFADRYGRRKLFIITLLIYSSFTVISAISPGYYFFLVFRFLTAIGVGAEYSAINAAIGEIIPARFRGRANAAVMNFWPFGAILAAFLTLFLINLLPPSIGWRFAFGLGAVIAVFTIWARRTLPESPRWLVRRGRKAEAIAIVEQIESRPTRFEVAAMQEEIPSAAVTGFFRQIVLLMRDHPWRLALGSLLDFTEAAGYYGIFAFLPLIVLPRVHIPENRVPWFFLIGNVGAVLGGALAAVLLDKAGRKATVTCFYALAAIAMVGMGVATLEGKAGGVMAAFVVVNFCATGSWVSAYPTFSEIFPTALRSTGIGFSVAFGRIGAAIAPLLLVAIAVHSSVMASFGLLAGFYALGVLVMVPWIIWGPEGRGKALEALAEESS; from the coding sequence ATGACGACATTGTCCTCCTCATCTTCGGTATCTCCACCAGTTGGCATTGGCGAGCGTCTCGATCGCCTTCCGTGGACGCGGTTTCATACTCGGGTCACCCTGGCCCTCGGCATCGGCTGGCTTCTCGATGCTTTCGAGGTCAACGTGATCGGGAACGTTCTGGGCGTGCTCAAGAATCTCTGGCACCTTACGGATGTTCAAGCCTCGGCGCTGGTGACGGTCTGGCTCATGGGGATCATGATCGGCGCGCTGCTGTTCGGCTATTTTGCTGACCGCTACGGCCGGCGCAAGCTCTTCATTATCACGCTGCTGATCTACTCCTCCTTCACAGTCATTTCGGCGATCTCGCCAGGATATTATTTCTTCCTGGTATTCCGGTTTTTAACAGCCATCGGCGTGGGTGCAGAATACTCAGCCATCAATGCCGCCATCGGTGAAATCATTCCGGCCCGTTTTCGCGGCCGTGCAAACGCGGCGGTGATGAATTTCTGGCCATTCGGTGCGATCCTGGCGGCATTTCTAACTCTTTTTCTTATTAACCTCCTGCCACCCTCAATTGGCTGGCGCTTTGCCTTCGGACTGGGCGCTGTGATTGCTGTTTTTACCATCTGGGCGCGCAGGACTTTGCCGGAATCACCGCGCTGGCTGGTTCGCCGGGGCCGCAAAGCGGAAGCCATTGCCATCGTGGAGCAGATCGAATCGCGCCCGACGCGCTTTGAAGTCGCCGCCATGCAGGAAGAAATTCCTTCGGCTGCCGTAACTGGATTTTTTAGGCAGATTGTGCTGCTTATGCGAGACCATCCCTGGCGGCTGGCGCTCGGCTCGTTGCTTGATTTTACGGAAGCGGCTGGCTATTACGGTATCTTTGCTTTCCTTCCTCTCATTGTGCTGCCTCGTGTTCATATTCCCGAAAACAGGGTTCCCTGGTTCTTCCTGATCGGCAACGTGGGAGCCGTACTGGGGGGAGCACTGGCGGCCGTTTTGCTTGACAAGGCCGGGCGGAAAGCAACGGTAACCTGCTTTTATGCGCTTGCTGCGATTGCCATGGTGGGAATGGGCGTCGCCACGCTGGAAGGGAAAGCCGGTGGTGTGATGGCGGCATTTGTTGTGGTCAACTTCTGTGCCACGGGAAGCTGGGTTTCGGCTTATCCAACGTTTTCGGAAATCTTCCCCACCGCACTCCGATCGACGGGCATCGGCTTCTCAGTCGCTTTTGGGCGGATCGGAGCAGCCATCGCGCCGCTGCTCCTCGTTGCCATCGCGGTGCACAGCTCAGTGATGGCATCGTTCGGATTGCTGGCAGGTTTTTATGCTTTGGGTGTTCTGGTGATGGTGCCTTGGATCATCTGGGGCCCCGAAGGGCGTGGCAAGGCCCTTGAGGCGCTGGCGGAGGAGAGTTCATGA
- a CDS encoding sigma-70 family RNA polymerase sigma factor, which yields MRKIDFSVPEFLDRLRQRDPAGWEAIVDAYLPQLLRAARGMGFSSDVAQDLAQSVFVALMESIGRFEGRSHIRTFLFGIFYNKVSEHLREKQKVEGNDPIDDVMESKFDLSGKWRQPPADIEQAVFGREVGGMIQDCLQSVPQTQRIVFHMREVEEMTTEEICKKMAISGTNLGVLLFRARNRLRECLEKKGLKKDNLCIAVPKSCGSSRATNT from the coding sequence ATGCGTAAGATAGATTTTTCAGTCCCGGAGTTCCTGGACCGGTTGAGGCAGCGTGATCCTGCGGGGTGGGAAGCGATTGTCGATGCTTACCTACCCCAGTTGCTACGCGCCGCACGCGGGATGGGGTTCTCATCCGACGTGGCCCAGGATCTGGCTCAGTCCGTATTTGTCGCCTTGATGGAAAGTATCGGCAGGTTTGAAGGGCGGTCGCATATTCGCACGTTTCTTTTCGGCATTTTTTATAATAAGGTTTCCGAGCACCTGCGGGAGAAGCAAAAGGTGGAGGGAAACGACCCTATCGACGACGTTATGGAATCGAAATTCGATCTTAGCGGAAAGTGGCGGCAGCCGCCCGCTGATATCGAACAGGCCGTGTTCGGCCGGGAGGTCGGTGGGATGATTCAGGATTGCCTCCAAAGTGTCCCCCAGACGCAACGCATCGTTTTTCACATGAGGGAAGTTGAAGAGATGACGACGGAAGAAATATGTAAGAAAATGGCGATTAGCGGCACTAACTTGGGTGTACTTCTCTTTCGGGCTCGCAACCGATTGCGCGAGTGCCTGGAAAAGAAAGGGCTCAAAAAGGATAACCTATGTATCGCTGTTCCGAAGTCGTGCGGCTCATCTCGAGCGACGAATACTTGA
- a CDS encoding efflux RND transporter permease subunit, which yields MGLIHAALRRPLTVIALVIAVALCSILAIVRMRADIFPNLNLPVIYVAQPYGGMSPAQMEGYLVFYYEYHFLYINGIESVEDKSIQSNGLLKLTFHPGTDMSQALAQTISYVNRAHAFMPYGTVNPFVIRFDAGTVPVGYLVFSSKTRSLSEIQDLALNRVRPVFATLPGVSAPPPFGGNQRTIVVTVNPDRLRAYNLSPDEVVRAINAGNTLQPAGNIRTGSLLRMVTSNSVTPDISALLNIPIRTGAGPTVYLRDVGTVADSADISTGYALVNGREAVYLPVTKRPDASTLTVVNEVKANLARFHTLVPPDIDISYQFDQSGYVRSSLTAVAREGLLGALLTGLMVLLFLGDWRSSLIVVTTIPFALLTAVVALWAAGQTINIMTLGGLALAVGILVDEGTVVIENIHTHLMQGVPRERAVLDASKEVVVPRLLAMLSVLAVFVPSFFMMGVTRALFVPLTLAVGFAMAASYFLSGSLVPVMSAWILREHHSETKERKGLFDRGREKWISILQRFAPFRLGVLVTYGAIAALIIVFLGPRVGQELFPRVASGQFRLRFDAPTGTRAEETERLVSEVLADIQAASGGNVATSLAYVGTQPPQYPINTVFLWTSGPQEAVINVALKPEAHMDVAAFEERLRRGLPPKFPGSSFSFEPGDIVSQIMSFGSPTPVQVAVEGPDFSATRAYARTVESQLRHVGGLRDLSMDQPQDYPIVNVNVNRELAGQLGVTTNQVASSLAEATYSSRFTTPNYWADPKSGVGYQVQVQYPQPRIISPADVANIPVMPGDAQHPLIGDLASVTEGTAVGEYDRENGLWLFTLSANTASENLGPVARNIDSAIARAGVPPRGVNVRLRGQIAPMRETFTNLGIGLLVAVVVIFLLLAANFESMRLSIVVLAVSPAVVCGVILMLLITGTALSMESFMGAIMAVGIGTANAILLTTFAEQYRRGGADALSACFQGTRSRMRPILMTSLAMIAGTVPMALATGQATAPLGRAVIGGLAAATVANLTVLPYIFAMVQKRASVISPSLDPDDPESRFAAR from the coding sequence ATGGGATTGATTCACGCAGCCTTGCGGCGTCCGCTCACCGTCATCGCGTTGGTGATTGCCGTGGCGTTATGTTCGATTCTGGCGATTGTGCGGATGCGTGCCGACATCTTCCCGAATCTCAATCTCCCTGTGATTTATGTGGCGCAACCTTACGGCGGGATGAGCCCGGCGCAGATGGAAGGGTATCTGGTCTTTTACTATGAGTATCACTTCCTTTATATCAACGGAATTGAAAGCGTCGAGGACAAATCCATTCAAAGCAATGGTCTGTTGAAGCTCACGTTTCATCCCGGCACTGACATGAGCCAGGCCCTGGCCCAGACGATCTCTTATGTGAACCGGGCACACGCGTTTATGCCTTACGGAACCGTAAACCCCTTCGTCATCCGTTTTGACGCCGGGACAGTGCCGGTGGGCTATTTGGTGTTTTCGAGCAAAACACGGTCGCTCAGCGAGATTCAGGATTTGGCGTTGAACCGAGTGCGGCCGGTCTTTGCCACCCTGCCGGGGGTTTCCGCCCCGCCTCCCTTTGGCGGCAACCAGCGCACCATCGTGGTGACCGTAAACCCGGACCGCTTAAGAGCCTACAACTTATCACCCGACGAAGTCGTCCGAGCGATCAACGCCGGCAACACGCTCCAACCCGCTGGAAACATCCGAACGGGGTCTCTCTTACGCATGGTCACCAGCAACTCGGTCACACCTGACATTTCCGCCCTGTTGAATATCCCGATCCGTACGGGCGCGGGCCCAACCGTCTATCTCCGAGATGTCGGTACCGTCGCTGACAGCGCGGATATATCTACCGGCTACGCACTTGTGAACGGTCGAGAGGCAGTCTATTTGCCGGTGACCAAACGCCCGGATGCTTCGACCCTAACGGTCGTCAATGAAGTGAAGGCGAATTTGGCTCGCTTCCACACGCTGGTGCCCCCGGACATTGACATTAGCTACCAATTCGATCAGTCGGGCTATGTGAGGAGTTCGCTCACTGCGGTGGCTCGAGAAGGGTTATTGGGAGCGCTGCTGACCGGACTGATGGTGCTGTTGTTCCTGGGCGATTGGCGAAGTTCGCTGATCGTCGTGACCACGATTCCTTTCGCCCTCCTGACCGCCGTGGTAGCGCTCTGGGCCGCAGGCCAGACGATCAACATTATGACGCTGGGCGGATTGGCACTCGCCGTAGGAATCCTGGTGGACGAAGGCACCGTGGTGATCGAAAACATCCATACCCACCTGATGCAGGGTGTGCCAAGAGAGCGCGCCGTTTTGGACGCGAGCAAAGAAGTGGTGGTTCCGCGCCTCCTCGCCATGCTTTCGGTGCTGGCGGTCTTTGTGCCTTCGTTCTTTATGATGGGGGTTACGCGCGCCTTGTTCGTACCACTCACCCTCGCGGTAGGGTTCGCAATGGCCGCGTCCTATTTCCTATCGGGTTCGCTTGTGCCCGTCATGTCGGCCTGGATTCTGAGGGAGCACCACTCGGAAACGAAAGAGCGTAAGGGTCTGTTTGACCGAGGGCGCGAGAAATGGATTTCCATCCTGCAAAGGTTCGCGCCGTTCCGCCTGGGAGTCCTGGTGACCTACGGCGCAATCGCGGCGCTAATTATTGTCTTTCTTGGGCCTCGCGTGGGACAGGAGCTCTTCCCGCGCGTTGCGTCGGGCCAGTTCCGGCTCCGGTTCGATGCTCCCACCGGAACCCGGGCGGAGGAGACCGAACGCTTGGTCTCCGAAGTTCTGGCTGATATTCAAGCCGCTTCGGGCGGCAATGTAGCAACCAGCCTCGCTTATGTCGGTACCCAACCGCCGCAGTATCCGATCAACACCGTCTTTCTATGGACCAGTGGCCCGCAAGAGGCAGTGATCAACGTGGCCTTGAAGCCGGAAGCCCATATGGACGTTGCAGCTTTTGAGGAACGGTTGCGGCGGGGGTTGCCGCCGAAATTTCCCGGCAGCTCCTTCTCGTTCGAGCCGGGCGATATTGTGAGCCAGATCATGAGCTTCGGCTCGCCCACGCCCGTCCAGGTCGCGGTGGAAGGGCCGGATTTTTCGGCTACACGCGCCTATGCACGAACCGTCGAGTCCCAGCTACGCCACGTCGGTGGCCTGCGGGATTTGAGCATGGATCAGCCGCAGGACTATCCGATCGTCAACGTCAACGTGAACCGCGAACTGGCTGGCCAACTCGGCGTCACCACCAACCAGGTGGCGAGCTCGCTCGCCGAGGCCACTTACTCCAGCCGGTTCACGACGCCCAATTACTGGGCGGACCCCAAATCAGGAGTCGGCTATCAGGTACAAGTCCAATATCCGCAACCACGCATCATCTCGCCCGCGGACGTGGCGAACATCCCGGTCATGCCCGGCGACGCGCAGCATCCGCTCATCGGTGACCTTGCTTCGGTGACCGAAGGGACCGCCGTGGGCGAGTACGATCGCGAGAATGGCCTCTGGCTGTTTACGCTTTCGGCGAACACAGCTTCTGAAAACTTGGGACCGGTGGCGCGCAACATTGACAGCGCCATCGCACGCGCGGGCGTGCCCCCGCGAGGTGTGAACGTCCGGCTCCGGGGTCAAATTGCCCCGATGCGGGAGACTTTCACGAACCTCGGAATCGGCCTTCTGGTTGCGGTGGTAGTGATTTTTCTGCTGCTGGCCGCGAATTTCGAATCCATGCGGCTGTCGATTGTGGTTTTGGCGGTTAGCCCGGCGGTGGTGTGCGGCGTAATTTTGATGCTGCTCATCACGGGTACCGCGCTCAGCATGGAGTCATTTATGGGGGCCATCATGGCCGTCGGGATCGGGACGGCCAATGCCATTCTGCTGACGACTTTCGCCGAGCAATACCGGCGGGGAGGGGCCGACGCTTTGTCAGCGTGCTTTCAGGGCACGCGCAGCCGCATGCGCCCGATTTTGATGACCAGCCTGGCAATGATCGCCGGCACGGTGCCAATGGCGCTGGCCACGGGACAGGCCACCGCCCCGCTCGGCCGGGCGGTCATTGGGGGTTTGGCCGCAGCGACCGTCGCAAATCTGACCGTTCTGCCGTATATCTTTGCGATGGTTCAGAAGCGCGCCAGCGTCATTTCTCCCTCACTTGACCCGGATGACCCCGAGAGCCGCTTTGCGGCACGGTGA
- a CDS encoding TolC family protein has translation MRFKHCAKRRAIEIVLRQSGWIFRFAILLPAVVVVFLPSPSARAQSTGGRTFNLEEAIQFAQKSYPAVRAALERVQAARAGVSLARTSYLPRADTLWQSNRATRNNIFGLLLPQQVISPISGPVLASTSNDSAWGSAAGLLFSWEPFEFGYRRATVNAARAAQNRSSAEAGVTRLDVAVAAANAFLTLLAAEQTVRAAQADVKRREVFAKSIHVLVDNQLRPGADASRADAELARARIGLIRAQQQERISRAELAETLGIAGSAVEIVPGPLLGPVPKTAMPAPAITAHPLAVAQQARVNELRSQVRILDRSYYPKLDLQSTIYGRGSGANTDGTVATGLNGLGLERMNWAAGVTVTFPLFDIFSIRARKQIELSNERAEEAQYDQTIQELTGLYGQAQASLEGARQVAQETPIELQSARDTETQAIARYQAGLATIVDVSDAQSLLLQSEIDDALARLAVWQNLASVAAAQGNLEPFMQLLRMSPGGP, from the coding sequence ATGAGATTTAAACACTGCGCAAAAAGGAGGGCCATAGAAATTGTGTTGAGACAGTCAGGATGGATTTTTCGGTTCGCAATACTTTTGCCGGCGGTAGTCGTCGTTTTCTTGCCTTCGCCTAGCGCGAGAGCGCAGAGCACTGGTGGAAGAACCTTCAACTTGGAAGAGGCGATCCAGTTCGCTCAAAAAAGCTATCCCGCCGTCCGTGCAGCCCTTGAGCGCGTTCAAGCGGCGCGGGCGGGGGTAAGCCTGGCGCGAACCAGCTACCTGCCCCGAGCGGATACGCTCTGGCAATCGAACCGCGCCACACGGAACAACATTTTCGGGCTCCTTTTGCCGCAACAGGTCATCTCGCCGATTTCAGGTCCGGTCCTGGCTTCCACGTCCAATGACAGCGCCTGGGGAAGCGCCGCCGGGCTCCTGTTCTCCTGGGAGCCCTTTGAATTCGGCTACCGCCGCGCAACCGTGAACGCAGCACGAGCGGCGCAAAACCGCTCGAGCGCCGAAGCCGGCGTGACCCGGCTTGACGTTGCAGTGGCAGCCGCAAACGCATTTCTGACGCTCCTTGCTGCGGAGCAAACCGTTCGCGCGGCGCAGGCGGATGTAAAGCGGCGGGAAGTTTTCGCGAAATCTATCCATGTGTTGGTTGACAACCAGTTGCGGCCCGGGGCCGATGCTTCGCGCGCCGACGCGGAGCTGGCCCGGGCGCGCATAGGCTTGATACGAGCACAGCAGCAGGAGCGAATCAGCCGGGCGGAGCTAGCCGAAACCCTGGGCATCGCAGGGTCGGCCGTAGAGATCGTTCCTGGTCCACTTCTGGGTCCTGTCCCTAAAACCGCTATGCCTGCCCCCGCCATCACTGCGCACCCTCTGGCCGTCGCCCAGCAAGCAAGGGTGAATGAGCTGCGCTCCCAGGTCCGCATTCTGGACCGATCCTATTACCCCAAGCTCGATCTGCAATCAACGATCTACGGGCGAGGCAGCGGCGCAAATACTGACGGCACAGTTGCGACCGGGCTCAACGGCCTCGGGCTCGAGAGGATGAACTGGGCCGCCGGGGTCACCGTTACCTTCCCCTTATTCGATATCTTCTCGATTCGCGCCCGCAAGCAGATCGAGCTTTCGAACGAGCGCGCTGAGGAAGCCCAATACGATCAAACGATTCAGGAATTGACCGGTCTGTACGGTCAAGCCCAGGCATCCCTGGAAGGGGCACGTCAGGTGGCGCAGGAAACCCCTATCGAGCTGCAATCGGCGCGCGACACAGAAACGCAGGCGATAGCCCGTTACCAAGCAGGACTGGCAACCATCGTGGATGTGAGCGACGCTCAAAGCCTGCTTTTGCAGTCCGAAATTGACGATGCTCTGGCGCGACTCGCCGTGTGGCAGAACCTAGCTTCGGTAGCCGCCGCGCAGGGAAATCTGGAGCCTTTCATGCAGCTTCTGCGCATGTCTCCGGGAGGTCCATAG
- a CDS encoding DUF547 domain-containing protein produces the protein MVKIIPALFVVISLITPASQRWAFPNVDQSPWDALLKQFVNARHRVDYAGLKKDGSQRLNEYIASLGRPGTLPPSLNEKKALLINAYNAFAIQWVVKNYPIKSIWSTNSPFTAARHRLGGKMVSLNDIESELRAMGDPRIHAALVCAARSCPPLRREAYAADRLDEQLDDNVREWLANPSLNRFYPSQGRAEISPIFKWYRKDFDAYPGGLQGFLRKYAPQRISAELGHKKLQISFLNYDWGLNDQADIGKNYSGLQFALDWIENWFRSLMN, from the coding sequence ATTGTGAAGATAATACCGGCTTTGTTTGTTGTTATCAGTTTAATCACGCCGGCATCCCAGCGTTGGGCTTTCCCCAATGTTGATCAATCCCCATGGGATGCCCTGCTCAAGCAATTCGTGAACGCGAGGCACCGGGTGGACTATGCGGGCCTCAAGAAAGACGGCTCGCAGCGACTGAACGAATACATTGCCAGTCTCGGCCGCCCCGGAACCCTTCCTCCGTCGCTAAACGAGAAAAAGGCGCTTTTGATCAATGCTTACAACGCCTTCGCAATCCAATGGGTCGTCAAAAACTATCCGATTAAAAGCATCTGGAGCACCAATTCTCCATTCACCGCAGCTCGCCACAGGCTGGGCGGCAAGATGGTTTCGCTCAACGATATCGAATCCGAACTGCGAGCTATGGGAGACCCGCGCATCCATGCGGCGCTGGTGTGCGCGGCACGAAGCTGTCCTCCGTTAAGGCGGGAAGCCTACGCGGCAGACCGGTTGGATGAGCAGCTCGATGACAACGTGCGCGAGTGGCTGGCTAATCCGTCTCTCAATCGGTTTTATCCTTCGCAGGGCCGGGCCGAAATCAGCCCCATCTTCAAGTGGTATCGTAAGGACTTTGATGCCTATCCCGGCGGCCTGCAGGGCTTCTTACGGAAATACGCACCGCAGAGGATCAGCGCTGAGCTTGGCCATAAGAAACTCCAGATCAGCTTCCTCAATTACGATTGGGGTCTCAATGACCAAGCGGATATAGGGAAGAATTATTCCGGGCTACAATTTGCGCTTGACTGGATTGAGAACTGGTTTCGCAGCCTGATGAACTGA
- a CDS encoding DedA family protein yields MHWSYPATELWLGGSIVFAATVLEFLGLPAPGRPLLVIAGAEAAIGNKEILFLTLVAGVGAAVGDAPWYFLGRYGGARVLHFYCKLTLGSRSCVANTERFFHRFGILTLLFSKFLPGVRLFAPPFAGSTGYPLSSFFCLDLLGGFLWAGSLVLSGSILGPHISWALKGQWVWVFTFVPVVVFFLGRLVKRMIKGPAENAFLFKPHPQPSGPSVTGSKETMI; encoded by the coding sequence ATGCATTGGTCATACCCAGCGACGGAACTTTGGCTCGGCGGCAGCATCGTCTTTGCGGCCACTGTGCTGGAATTCCTGGGTCTGCCCGCGCCGGGAAGGCCGCTGCTCGTAATAGCCGGAGCGGAAGCCGCAATCGGGAACAAAGAGATCCTCTTCCTCACACTTGTTGCGGGTGTTGGAGCTGCCGTCGGCGATGCTCCGTGGTATTTTCTGGGACGCTACGGGGGCGCCCGCGTGTTGCACTTTTATTGTAAGCTCACATTGGGCTCTCGGTCCTGCGTCGCAAATACGGAACGGTTCTTCCATCGCTTTGGAATTCTGACTTTGCTTTTTTCGAAGTTTTTGCCGGGCGTGCGTCTGTTCGCGCCACCCTTCGCGGGATCCACTGGCTATCCCCTCTCCAGCTTTTTCTGTCTCGACCTTCTGGGAGGCTTTCTATGGGCAGGCTCACTCGTCTTGTCGGGGAGCATTCTTGGACCACACATCTCCTGGGCTCTCAAAGGGCAATGGGTTTGGGTTTTCACTTTTGTTCCTGTCGTGGTCTTCTTCCTCGGCCGACTTGTCAAACGCATGATCAAAGGGCCTGCTGAGAACGCTTTTCTATTCAAACCGCACCCCCAGCCCTCGGGCCCAAGCGTCACAGGCTCGAAGGAAACGATGATATGA
- a CDS encoding radical SAM protein, which yields MTVPTVKLTHLDSLWFQVSGTLCNIACAHCFNNSGPNVRTFSFLSLEKVRAELAAAAKACVKEVFFTGGEPFLHPQLPEMLEMSLGTAPTTVLTNGMLINDRIADRLAAIERGARYSLEIRVSLDGYSEEMNDAIRGKGVFRQALAATARLSRRGLLPLVTIVHTWRDEEDLRTLAGFRELLEKAGYSRPRIKVLPSLPLGRELARSPELASDQSLLTEDMLEGFDRDLLMCSNSRVVTDRGVWVCPLLVEKTDARLGSSLEYSAAAYRLVHHACVTCYQYGTICSNVSGEIEGSGRKPSLRGQIPHSAGVHQFRESSPEEL from the coding sequence ATGACGGTGCCTACGGTTAAACTCACTCACCTTGATAGCCTGTGGTTTCAGGTTTCGGGAACCTTGTGCAATATCGCCTGTGCACATTGTTTCAACAACAGCGGGCCGAACGTGCGAACCTTCAGTTTTCTTTCCCTGGAGAAGGTCCGGGCTGAGTTAGCGGCTGCAGCGAAAGCCTGTGTGAAGGAAGTGTTTTTTACGGGCGGCGAGCCGTTCCTACATCCGCAACTGCCAGAAATGTTGGAGATGTCCCTCGGGACTGCGCCGACAACGGTTCTGACCAACGGGATGCTTATCAACGACCGGATCGCGGACCGGCTGGCCGCGATCGAGCGGGGAGCACGCTATTCGCTGGAAATTCGAGTGAGCCTGGACGGATATAGCGAAGAGATGAACGACGCGATCCGGGGCAAGGGGGTGTTTCGGCAAGCTCTCGCCGCTACTGCACGGTTGAGCCGACGAGGCCTTCTGCCGCTTGTGACGATTGTCCACACTTGGCGTGATGAAGAGGATCTTCGGACGCTTGCGGGTTTCAGGGAACTCCTCGAAAAGGCAGGATATTCGCGGCCGCGAATCAAAGTTCTTCCGAGCCTGCCGCTGGGGCGGGAGTTGGCACGGTCACCGGAGCTTGCTTCAGACCAAAGCCTTCTGACGGAAGACATGCTCGAGGGGTTCGACCGCGACTTGCTGATGTGCTCGAATTCGCGCGTGGTGACCGACCGCGGCGTGTGGGTGTGCCCGCTGCTGGTGGAAAAGACAGACGCGCGACTGGGCAGTTCGCTTGAGTATTCTGCTGCAGCTTATCGGCTCGTGCATCATGCCTGTGTCACCTGTTACCAGTATGGGACCATCTGCAGCAACGTGAGTGGGGAGATCGAAGGAAGCGGAAGGAAGCCGTCACTGCGAGGTCAAATACCGCACTCTGCAGGGGTCCACCAGTTCCGAGAATCGAGTCCCGAGGAATTGTAA
- a CDS encoding ChrB protein, which translates to MSITSTREAPAPWLVLIFGLPAKRASQRVSVWRQLQHFGAVPLGKSGYFLPNDPTNRERFEWVATAIRKHGGKAWVFAVQELDPSSSEYLTQQFVEARSRDYRELIREFSRILNRPASASIAGEIKRLRTRFQEVAAIDFFHSPLRERIEDLLKRVEAERSGASSATPIVSADRRAYKGRLWVTRPRPGIDRSASAWLIRRFIDAKARFGFTKEARLSGAAVPFDMYHGGFGHRGEDCTFETLKKVFRIRNRKVDVIAQIVHDADLADDKFGRKEGFGIDEVLKGWAREAISDKELLARGMQMFEGLYRSLA; encoded by the coding sequence ATGAGTATAACAAGCACCAGAGAAGCGCCTGCACCTTGGCTGGTTTTGATATTTGGTCTTCCAGCTAAGCGCGCCAGTCAACGGGTGAGCGTCTGGCGTCAGCTCCAACACTTCGGAGCAGTGCCGCTCGGCAAGTCGGGCTATTTCCTCCCTAACGATCCGACCAATCGGGAACGTTTCGAGTGGGTGGCCACAGCGATCCGCAAACATGGGGGAAAGGCGTGGGTCTTCGCAGTCCAGGAGCTCGATCCTTCTTCGAGCGAGTATCTCACTCAACAATTTGTGGAAGCTCGAAGCCGGGATTACCGCGAGTTGATCCGCGAGTTTAGTCGCATCCTTAATCGGCCGGCGAGCGCGTCCATTGCAGGTGAGATCAAGCGGCTCCGGACGCGGTTTCAAGAGGTCGCGGCGATAGATTTCTTTCATAGCCCTCTTCGAGAGCGGATCGAAGACCTTCTCAAGCGCGTGGAGGCTGAACGCAGTGGCGCATCTTCCGCGACCCCAATCGTAAGTGCGGATCGACGTGCATACAAGGGACGCCTTTGGGTCACTCGGCCTCGGCCCGGTATTGATCGTTCTGCCTCGGCTTGGCTCATTCGGCGGTTTATTGATGCGAAGGCGCGCTTCGGCTTTACAAAGGAGGCGCGTCTGTCTGGCGCTGCTGTGCCGTTTGACATGTATCACGGGGGCTTCGGGCATCGCGGCGAGGACTGTACATTCGAAACGCTCAAGAAAGTATTTCGTATCCGAAACCGCAAGGTGGACGTAATTGCTCAAATCGTCCATGACGCGGACCTAGCGGACGATAAATTTGGCCGCAAAGAAGGGTTTGGAATTGACGAAGTGTTGAAGGGGTGGGCCCGCGAAGCCATTTCCGATAAGGAGCTTTTAGCGCGAGGCATGCAAATGTTTGAGGGATTATACCGGTCGCTGGCTTGA
- a CDS encoding metallophosphoesterase, giving the protein MVMRIALFGGIYSNHHALKTALDDARRRGAEAIYCLGDLGAFGPYPDLVFPLLRSSGVQCIQGNYDNSLAGGLADCQCGYTDPRDNYFARLSYGYTFKNTSEENKAWMRSLPPTMRLEVEGYRVLLCHGSPRKMNEFLWESTTPDQFLKYLFAEAKADIICTTHTGIKWHRSLNSNRHFINVGVLGRPENDGTTRVWYTMLSIDSRGVAVEFVPIGYDHEALAREMHRERLPEEFIETIRTGWWTTCLEVLPHKERARCRY; this is encoded by the coding sequence ATTGTAATGCGCATTGCTTTGTTTGGAGGAATCTACAGCAACCATCACGCACTTAAAACCGCCCTGGATGATGCCAGGCGGCGCGGCGCCGAGGCGATCTACTGCCTCGGAGATCTGGGGGCTTTCGGACCGTATCCCGACCTTGTGTTTCCACTCTTACGTTCTTCTGGGGTCCAGTGCATTCAGGGAAACTACGATAACTCCCTCGCAGGCGGGCTCGCTGATTGCCAGTGCGGGTATACCGATCCACGCGATAATTACTTTGCGCGGCTTAGCTACGGCTATACGTTCAAAAATACCTCTGAAGAGAACAAGGCCTGGATGCGGTCGCTGCCCCCTACCATGCGCCTTGAGGTCGAAGGCTACCGCGTGCTCCTTTGCCATGGCTCCCCGCGAAAAATGAACGAATTTCTGTGGGAATCAACCACGCCGGATCAGTTCCTGAAATACCTGTTTGCCGAAGCGAAAGCGGACATCATTTGTACGACTCATACCGGAATTAAATGGCATCGCTCACTGAACTCGAACCGGCACTTTATCAACGTGGGTGTGCTGGGCAGACCCGAGAACGACGGCACGACGCGCGTATGGTACACAATGCTTTCGATTGATTCGAGGGGAGTCGCGGTGGAGTTTGTTCCGATCGGGTACGACCACGAGGCGCTCGCTCGGGAGATGCACCGGGAACGGTTGCCTGAGGAGTTCATCGAGACGATTCGGACAGGCTGGTGGACCACCTGTCTTGAAGTCCTGCCCCACAAGGAACGGGCTCGATGCCGTTATTGA